In Myripristis murdjan chromosome 2, fMyrMur1.1, whole genome shotgun sequence, a genomic segment contains:
- the LOC115374822 gene encoding 2-oxoglutarate receptor 1-like isoform X2 — MASTPDYGDAHSCTDVDRLMKRYYLPVAYSVIFIVGLVGNVISIGVYVTKLRPWKSSSVIMVNLALTDLLYVLSMPFLVSYYTNGESWVLGDFMCRFVRFGFHLNLYGSILFLTCLAVFRYMVVVKPLMIAQVQQRVWGIVACAAVWVITTAEITPMLTMISIKEVNNKTYCMDFASTNALSVVWWYGWLLTTLGFLLPLVVVSMCYIGIAKQLAKGPHTSSPCRIRAQRMTVLILVVFVLSFLPYHVLRGLRIETLMNEETPCMLERGVHAAYIISRPLAGLNTFFNLALYTLSGDKFQQAFLSIFYAESWLSKARSLLSLATISKSGSGAAPK; from the coding sequence ATGGCCAGCACCCCCGACTACGGCGACGCCCACAGCTGCACCGACGTGGACCGGCTGATGAAGCGCTACTACCTGCCCGTCGCCTACAGCGTCATTTTCATCGTGGGGCTGGTGGGCAACGTCATCTCAATCGGCGTGTACGTGACCAAGCTGCGCCCGTGGAAGAGCAGCAGCGTCATCATGGTCAACCTGGCGCTGACCGACCTCCTTTACGTCCTCAGCATGCCCTTCCTGGTGAGTTACTACACCAACGGGGAGTCGTGGGTCCTCGGCGACTTCATGTGCCGCTTCGTCCGCTTTGGTTTCCATCTCAATCTGTACGGGAGTATTCTCTTCCTGACGTGCCTGGCGGTTTTCCGCTACATGGTGGTGGTCAAGCCGCTGATGATAGCGCAGGTGCAGCAGAGGGTCTGGGGCATCGTAGCGTGCGCGGCCGTCTGGGTCATCACCACCGCCGAAATCACACCCATGCTCACCATGATCAGCATAAAGGAGGTCAACAACAAGACATACTGCATGGACTTCGCCAGCACCAACGCCCTCAGTGTGGTGTGGTGGTACGGATGGCTGCTCACCACGCTGGGGTTTCTACTGCCCCTTGTGGTGGTGTCCATGTGTTACATCGGAATCGCTAAACAGCTGGCGAAGGGGCCGCACACGAGCAGTCCCTGCAGGATCCGGGCGCAGCGCATGACCGTGCTGATCCTCGTCgtgtttgtcttgtctttccTGCCGTATCACGTCCTGCGGGGGTTGAGGATCGAGACGCTGATGAACGAGGAGACGCCGTGCATGCTGGAGCGCGGTGTCCATGCGGCGTATATCATCTCCAGGCCGCTTGCGGGGCTCAACACCTTTTTTAACCTGGCTCTGTACACGCTGTCGGGGGATAAGTTTCAGCAAGCCTTCCTCAGCATCTTCTACGCTGAATCCTGGCTGTCCAAGGCCAGGTCGCTCCTCAGCCTGGCCACTATAAGCAAAAGTGGAAGCGGCGCGGCCCCGAAATGA
- the LOC115374822 gene encoding 2-oxoglutarate receptor 1-like isoform X1 yields MFRSSTMASTPDYGDAHSCTDVDRLMKRYYLPVAYSVIFIVGLVGNVISIGVYVTKLRPWKSSSVIMVNLALTDLLYVLSMPFLVSYYTNGESWVLGDFMCRFVRFGFHLNLYGSILFLTCLAVFRYMVVVKPLMIAQVQQRVWGIVACAAVWVITTAEITPMLTMISIKEVNNKTYCMDFASTNALSVVWWYGWLLTTLGFLLPLVVVSMCYIGIAKQLAKGPHTSSPCRIRAQRMTVLILVVFVLSFLPYHVLRGLRIETLMNEETPCMLERGVHAAYIISRPLAGLNTFFNLALYTLSGDKFQQAFLSIFYAESWLSKARSLLSLATISKSGSGAAPK; encoded by the exons ATGTTTAGG AGCTCGACCATGGCCAGCACCCCCGACTACGGCGACGCCCACAGCTGCACCGACGTGGACCGGCTGATGAAGCGCTACTACCTGCCCGTCGCCTACAGCGTCATTTTCATCGTGGGGCTGGTGGGCAACGTCATCTCAATCGGCGTGTACGTGACCAAGCTGCGCCCGTGGAAGAGCAGCAGCGTCATCATGGTCAACCTGGCGCTGACCGACCTCCTTTACGTCCTCAGCATGCCCTTCCTGGTGAGTTACTACACCAACGGGGAGTCGTGGGTCCTCGGCGACTTCATGTGCCGCTTCGTCCGCTTTGGTTTCCATCTCAATCTGTACGGGAGTATTCTCTTCCTGACGTGCCTGGCGGTTTTCCGCTACATGGTGGTGGTCAAGCCGCTGATGATAGCGCAGGTGCAGCAGAGGGTCTGGGGCATCGTAGCGTGCGCGGCCGTCTGGGTCATCACCACCGCCGAAATCACACCCATGCTCACCATGATCAGCATAAAGGAGGTCAACAACAAGACATACTGCATGGACTTCGCCAGCACCAACGCCCTCAGTGTGGTGTGGTGGTACGGATGGCTGCTCACCACGCTGGGGTTTCTACTGCCCCTTGTGGTGGTGTCCATGTGTTACATCGGAATCGCTAAACAGCTGGCGAAGGGGCCGCACACGAGCAGTCCCTGCAGGATCCGGGCGCAGCGCATGACCGTGCTGATCCTCGTCgtgtttgtcttgtctttccTGCCGTATCACGTCCTGCGGGGGTTGAGGATCGAGACGCTGATGAACGAGGAGACGCCGTGCATGCTGGAGCGCGGTGTCCATGCGGCGTATATCATCTCCAGGCCGCTTGCGGGGCTCAACACCTTTTTTAACCTGGCTCTGTACACGCTGTCGGGGGATAAGTTTCAGCAAGCCTTCCTCAGCATCTTCTACGCTGAATCCTGGCTGTCCAAGGCCAGGTCGCTCCTCAGCCTGGCCACTATAAGCAAAAGTGGAAGCGGCGCGGCCCCGAAATGA